aatcctcCCTTGTTGCCTGCAGTCAAGGTGACAGCCACCTGAGTTGTTTGGGTGACTTCCATGCAGGCTTGCCTTATCACCCTCCGTGCTCCTGTACCCATACCCGTACCCGTACCCGGAGGCAGTGTTAGAGCCCTAgatgaggaggctgaggctggccaCTCCAGGGGCTGGCTGGAGTTCCCACGGTGCTGGCGGTGTTGGCTGAGCTCCTCCCAGGCCCATGGACTGTGGGGCCAGGAGGCTACTGGGAGCCTAAGAGCCATGCCTGCTACCTTCATTTCCTTTAAGTCAACCTATGGCCCCCAGTCCCCAACTCAGATCCCACCCCTAAACTGAGGCTGCCTAGAAGTCAGTCCTGGGATGGGCCTCaagcctggggggggggggtctccCCCAGCCTGGGACGTTGGCGCCACCCTGTGGCTGCTGCTCTAGGCCCGGCCTATTGTGCCCTGCTCTTCCCCTTGTCTGCCCAGGTCCCTGGGCCAGCAGGGTATCAGTGGGCTCTGAGGTGTGGAAGGGCACAGGTGAGGGTCTGGGGTTGCTGAAGACGCGTCCCACTGTGCCTGGGCGCTGCTGCTGGTGTGATATGCCAGGAAACCAGCCATCTCCATTGGCTGGAGCGCTGGACTTCCACAGGCAGAGAAACAGGCCCTGACCTGAACCTCACCTTatgcaaagttaactcaatggacTAGAGACTCAAATgtaaatgcaaaaacaaaaacactgccAGAACCTGTCCCTCTCCCCAAGTCACCACGTCCTGGATTGTATGGTGATTCCATTGCggcttcttgtgaatattgccatTGTCAGTATTTTAGTGCAGGTTTACAGTGGGCATGCAATGGTGCCTCATTGTGGTTCTAATTTGCATCTTTCTGCTTTTTAATTAGTGAAGGAGAGAAATCTGCCTTATGCTTGACAGGTGTTGAGACCTCTTTTTAAAGAAGTGCCTGTTCAGCTGAGTGTGGTGGCTCAGCTGGCTGCGgttatctcagcagcttgggagggtgaggcaggagggttgcaagatcctgttaagcacccctgggttacaaaaaaaaaaaaaaaagtgcctgtGCACATTAGTGGTAGATGGCCCTGTCTGCCTGAAGTGTTCTTCACCTGTTCCAAACCAAGCCTCAACATCCGTCACACATGCTTGTTCTTTCACTCTCTCTCTTACTACCGTGAACTCCAGGGCTCTTTCCCTTTGTGCTGGGTGCTCTGGTGTCAGTCTAAATCTCTTCATATCCCCACGGACACAAAGATCTTTTCCTACTCAATCTGCCAGATGTTTGAGTTCAGACCTGCAGCCACTGGAATCCACGTCTGGGCAGTACCCATGTGTTTCCTGTGAGTCCCTCGTCATGTTCGTGTCATGCGAGTGTGCAACTTTCCTGGCACATTTTTCAAAAGATCGTACtcacctctgctacctttattctgAATCACACACCTAACCTGTGAGCTGCACTTGAATGTTGCTGGTCAGAGGGAGAGGGCTCCAGAGGGCCTGGTGCAAATCAGTTTTGCTTGCAGCTCGCTGGCCAGACCCCTTAAGCCATTTGACTCCATGACCACAGCCGATCAGGAAGTGCGATCCCATCGTTAGTCTAGAAGGTGGAGGGGTGGACATATACAGTGGACAGCTCTAATAACTACTTGGTTCTGTATTTTCCATTACTTTGTCTTGGTTTATTCTGCATATTTTCTTCTGACATTTCTACCAGTTCACTAATTCTCCCTTCCAGCTATATCTATCTGATTATTAAATATGTACgttttcttcttaattttaatttctagaaatttcatttcacacacatacacacaggcgCGTGTGTGCACACATCTTTCAGCTTTTACCAAAAATCTCACTCTAGGCTTCCATCTCCTTGAACATAATAAATATGTTATTTTAACATCTGTAGCTGATAACTCCAAACTCTGGATCCCTGTGGATTATCTCTCTAACCTGTAGTTCTAGCAAGTTTTCACTCATACTGTCTTCTGTTATTTTCTGTGCCTTTTTgtcatgtttttaatttttcaatatttattttttagtttttggtggacacaacatctttatttttatgtggtgctgaggattgaacccagcgccccacgcgtgccaggcaagcgcgctaccacttgagccacatccccagcccctcatgtcATGTTTTATCTGTagcaataatttgaaacccagcaaAATGACACCTCCCTTGACCACCGAGGCTCTCCTACTGCCCTGACCTGTGCTGAGCACTGACAGCCTGGAGGCACCTACCAATTTCAAGGCTAAAGTCTCTTTGAGGGCCTAACTCTGGGTCACCTTTATCCCAAGGGTGCAGTCTTTAGAAACCCAATCCAGGCTGGGTGTGAtggtgtgcacctgtaatcccagcaagtctggaggctgaggcaggaagattgcaagttcaaggccagcctggacaatttagtgagatcctgtttcaaaataaaaactaaaaagagctggggatgcagctcagtgatagaatacttctaggttcaacccccagtaccaaaaaaacaaaaacaaaaaaaagtagaaataaaaatacCCCCTCCCCAAAAACCCCAATACAAGTAAGGATTAGAGtgggatatttattcacaaactgTAAATTCCTTCAGTCACCCTCCAcctgtattcattcattcatccatccgagcctgtctttcttttttggtttttgtactaagggttgaatccaggggtgtttgaccactaaccacatcctcagccctttttaatttttgagacagtctgactaaattgcttagggccttgctaaattgctgaggctggcctcacacctgcaatcctcctatcccagccctccgagctgctgggattataggcatgagcaccTCGCCTGGCCCTAGAGAGCTCAGAGGGTCACTGCCAGCCTGGGGGTCTTGGTAGCCCTAGGGTCTGTCTTACCTGTCATTGGTAGATGCTGAGTGCAGTTTTGCAGGTTAGGCAAATCAAACATTCTCTGCCTCTGAGAATGTTTATTTGAGATGTATTGAAAGCCATTGAATTTGGGAGGGCTTTGAGCTAACAGCTGCTATAAAGAATGGAGCAACAGGGTGGAGAGACTGGCGGACCTGAACCCGTCCATGTACAGGTCCTGAGAGGCCACTTTCTACCCatcagccacatccctggcctccTGGAGGCCCACAACCCTCCCCGCAGCCCCTCCCCCCATATCTGCCTCCAGCATCTGCACACAGCCAGGGCACCTTGAGCACCATCCCTTCCCTGTCTGTGAACTCTCCCCATCAACCCACTTTCAGGCACCCTTGGGTCCTTCCCTCCCATGTGCGCCTGCTTGGGCTTCCTGGGCCACCTCTCCCTCTGGGCAACTCTCCTCCATCCCTCCCCCTGCCACAAACCTTCTGCTGCCCATCACCCATCCTCACCAGCCCTCCGCCTCATCAGCCATGGAGCACTCCAGGGCTCGTCCCTTCACCCCCATCTGGTCTGGGCTCAGCACCTCCCTTTCCACCTCACACTCACACGCCCACTGCCCACTGCCCACTACCTGCCTGTGGCCGGCCTCCAGCCTCACACCTGTGTGCTTCCTCCaggcccccccacccccaggcccaGGCAATGCAGGCTCCTTGGGCTTCTGTTTGCCAGGCCCAGTTCCCAATGGGACAGGACCCCTCTCTGCCCCCAGCTGTGTCCATGGGGGGGGGGGATTTAGGTGTTAGGGAGCCACCCCCACCCTCCCTGCACAGCAGGCCCCTGTGGAAGGGGTCAGGCACTGGTCCTGGCCTTCAGGAGCAGCACCACCCGCTCACACAGTCCTCAGGGTGGTGGGTTTGCtgctggagggagggagggttggTTGGGCCTGCCCTCAGCTTTAGGGCCTGTTCCCCCGcgcccgccccccgcccccgttAGCCGCACCTGGCAGGCATCAGCATGCAGACTGGCGGGACTGGGAGGGAGGGGTCCTGGGTGAGTTCTGCAGGGTGACCGGCAGGGGCTGTGGGCAGCCTGGAGGCCTGAGCAGTGGACTGGGGGCTGGGGAGAGCGTGCAGAGCAGTGGTCTGCCTCCAGACCCTATCACAGGACTTGAGCAAGGAGCCCAGAAAGACCCTGGGTAGTCTGGAAACCATGGTGACCAAGGTTTTGGGCCCATGAGGGACCCACTTTTGGACTGCACTGCCCTTTCTCTAATATGAGAGTGCAGTGACTCCTTGCGGGGACCCAACATGCATGCCTCAGGAACAACAGATATCCTGTCATTAGGTGGCCTCATTGGACGCAGTAGCTAGCGTGCTGCAGACGTGGGACCTGGGCATCACAGAGGCCATGCTCCAGAACATGGAGGCCGAGCGGCAGCGCCGGGCCCAGGAGGATGACAGACACAAGCAGGCGGAGGCCAAACGGTGCAGCAGAGGGAGAGGGGCAGGGGCAGTGGGGCAGTGGGTGCTGGTGGGGGGCCCTCTGATCTGCCCCATTTCCCCCCAGCTTGAACCTCAAGGTGCAGCAACTGGCCAAGGAGCAGCAGCGGTGTCACAAGGAGGTGAGCAGTGGCCTCTGACCTCCCTTCAGAGGTGAGCCAAATAGGGAGGGGACAGTGGAAGGACCTTCAGTGGAAGGACCTTCTTAGGGGCCTGCCCCTCCCCCCCAGCTGCAGCAGGCCTACTGCGAGCTCAACCGGAGGATCACGGAGCACGAGGAGTGTGAGCGCCAGTGCATGGGCAGGACTGAGCTCACGCTGCAGGTGGGCCGCTTCCCTTCAGAGGCCTGGGTGCCCTTGTCCTGCCCTCCCATTCCCAGCGGTCTCCCTGCAGCCTGCAGCCTCCAGGGTGGAGGGGGGTTGAGGGGAAGCCCTGGCTGGGGGTCTCAGGTTGTCCATGGGCCCAGTGTGAAGCAGAGAAAGCCTCTGGGTGGCACCTAAGTGGGGGACAGAGCCAGTGGTGGTCAGCGTTTCCCCTCCTCTAGGCCATAAAGGACTCAGAGGCCCAAGTggacaggctgaggcaggaggcacaGAAGGCGGAAGAGATGCTGGCCATGGCCAGGCTGGAACTGCGGGAGCAGACGCAGGAGGGTGGGCAGGGCTCTGCTGCAGGCTGTGGCTGGAGAGGGGAGGCCCAGGGAGGGTGCTGGACACCAGGATCTCTGTGGGCTGCACCCTGACCTCCCCACAGAGGAGGAGGAAGCGCCTGGACTGAAGTGTCAGGTCACGGATCTCCACGACGTGCTGATGAAGGACGTGGGTGACCGCATCCGTGCTGACGGCCGGTCAGTGCTGTCTGGGCATGGGTAAGTTGGGGTGTGCTCACTTGATGATGACCCAGCGGCTGCCCCCAGGTGGCCTCTTGTCATCGACCCTTCGGGCCAGGCAGCCACCTTCCTGCGCTACCAGGATACCAACTATGTGGATGCTGTGAACCCAGAGCACCTGAGGCCTGAGAGAATCCGACTGGCTCTGCTGGGGGCACTCAGGTGaggcagggaggggcagggaggggccAGCCGGGccaggccctgccctgccctgatcAGCACCCCCACAGGTATGGGAAGCCACTGGTGTTCGACCTGCGGGAGGTGGACCTGTTCCCTGCAGTGCAGCAGCAGCTGGAGGCGGTGCAGCCTGGTCTGGCCCCAGCATTGCTCAGCCGGGAGTTGCTGGCCCAGGACCGGTACCTCTCCCTGCTGCGGCCCACGGATGGGCCTGAGTACGGCCCCACCCAGTTCCAGGAGGCTCGCCTGGCCCACTTTCGTCTCTTCTTTGTCACCCAGGTCCAGTGGCCACCTGTGGAGCAGCTGCAGGTGCTGTTCCCTGTGCGGGTACAGCTGCCCCACTAACGCAGCACCCCAATAAAACCTGCTTCAGGGCAACACGTCTGTGACTGTGAGCCGGAAGGTTTCGCCCCAGCCAGTCTGGAGCCCTGCTAGAAAACATGGGGGGAGGCCCCTGTGTGGGACAGGCAGGCAGGTACCTCACATGGGCAGGCACAGCTGGGCACCAGCCTTGCTGGGCAGACCAGTGCTgcaggtgggtgggtggatggagggaCACATAGGGGTTAAAATGTAGTCAATTTTATTCTCCTTAAACCACAAAATAGAGTCTTTGGTTGTACAAACGTCACTAGTTACAGTCTCGCCAAGAGAACCCGCTTGGGGGTGGGGCAGTCAGGCACAGGCCAGGCCCCTGAGGGGTCTCTTTAAAATGCTAACACCCAGGTTAAAAGACTGGGGCAAGGGTGGTGTTGGAGCTGGCAGGCTCCCACCCCAAGTCTGGAGAGGCCCCACCCCCTAGGAGGGCACAGGGCCCAGGCCCCGGCGCCCAGGCCGTATGGGGCGACGGCTGCTGCACAGCGCCACATCT
This genomic interval from Callospermophilus lateralis isolate mCalLat2 chromosome 16, mCalLat2.hap1, whole genome shotgun sequence contains the following:
- the Iqank1 gene encoding IQ motif and ankyrin repeat domain-containing protein 1, giving the protein MPPSCGHVACAPVASSRQDSAWHDCWSGRTSTTRPGPDPSLDTAQNTFPVARLGFLRMRPTPEVQAATRIQCAFRQHLARKALALRRQQRQEYLERMERLQREAYLASVRREQEAARRQRQQEEAAQRERQEELRRRGRLLDAAFEGDVGEIRAVLQEVEQLLTREGVGHDEEGRARRLRRRVATVECEDSHGNTPLSEAAAGGQAMVIQLLAELGASPNSKGAFGRTPLYRAAFGGHLEAVELLLKLGADPRVYADDGSTPEQVASLDAVASVLQTWDLGITEAMLQNMEAERQRRAQEDDRHKQAEAKRLNLKVQQLAKEQQRCHKELQQAYCELNRRITEHEECERQCMGRTELTLQAIKDSEAQVDRLRQEAQKAEEMLAMARLELREQTQEEEEEAPGLKCQVTDLHDVLMKDVGDRIRADGRWPLVIDPSGQAATFLRYQDTNYVDAVNPEHLRPERIRLALLGALRYGKPLVFDLREVDLFPAVQQQLEAVQPGLAPALLSRELLAQDRYLSLLRPTDGPEYGPTQFQEARLAHFRLFFVTQVQWPPVEQLQVLFPVRVQLPH